The proteins below are encoded in one region of Antennarius striatus isolate MH-2024 chromosome 7, ASM4005453v1, whole genome shotgun sequence:
- the ankmy1 gene encoding ankyrin repeat and MYND domain-containing protein 1 yields the protein MVDSGEPGPAGGGAVSPAGGGAVSPAGGGAVSPAGGGAVSPAGGGAVSPAGGGAVSPAGGGREPPGAEAQRGVRKGAETRHEFGTQEWNDGSRYEGEFMNGLKHGRGKYTWRNGEFYEGSFYKDYKHGDGTYTWPAGHKFTGKFYLDRKEGWGRLEFPDGATFRGLYHTDQRFGPGVIRYPDGCSDVGVWVGERLLKLCTSMEEGFSLKNFPEYAAYMDPAAPASPPTQVNDDHRLQQVPQWDPNRDLLSDDDFILPPGIESYSTDGDHLPLPPNRRRELDQLFYGDLWEPDPYRGYKRDPIAHLPLESRLQAHIHKHRRQVEGVNLEMTAVLALNREGFGPKGPLEVLSELFIQHAARGDLQAVSRMLQTSSVHPDVADAQGHTALIAATVNCHNDVIHRLLDSGADIDKLNSEGMSALAVCHVLYYPFDSLQKTFTEPAAKTQGLRNLSTRGNSSQISRVDVAADSTRLNDRPPTDRSDLSDPTTGEEENVAESWPHLGEHEMSDLQEEREGEEGEEEECNEADVEKGCSRVDEEDVVETGSEELLGVNRCIPVWDGLLTLGSVQWRDGKAHRVQGEDSDPTPEPTFDSTCSVSSYEIRVTDEMMQLSAEALSRTGIPQRAETQETVRRMAAMKVRHRALLSTLKLLLERGAGPDVSKVPMPVLFLPIMAGDVDGVRRLLLSGAHTDVPLPPEKNGLYPLHVAAALLGPAGPRVTELLLHAITDPDARACDQNQIYELDQTQEPLSTSETPHPNDGGRTALHVACQRDGDFENVSKVVALLLSHRANTELLWSGHSPLSLAISTGNDLAVKELLNGGANPNTPLGCRVGNALCAIANINYNCGSNRPKLLKMLAQAGADLKMPVLVGDTVGTAVDFAHRSFNQDTRIANPPFHALSIEERETFKARRQLLSTMGDLQRQIAEQQSQEEDLEEEQEVTGSSKDSLVLIGEEAVSPKTPLQSFESPLKTGKHKKPETKFCYQCGRSYSVKLIPCSRCHKVYYCSTACKLEAWDERHKKECIRLSGGADGPQRSTTYKPRNLTRHSSEISKSRIPSGPPSVTTKSPTVSELSSIAEEILESPEMEENYSYN from the exons ATGGTGGATTCGGGTGAGCCCGGCCCGGCCGGAGGAGGCGCGGTGTCCCCGGCCGGAGGAGGCGCGGTGTCCCCGGCCGGAGGAGGCGCGGTGTCCCCGGCCGGAGGAGGCGCGGTGTCCCCCGCCGGAGGAGGCGCGGTGTCCCCGGCCGGAGGAGGCGCGGTGTCCCCGGCCGGAGGAGGCAGAGAGCCGCCGGGAGCAGAGGCGCAGCGCGGGGTCCGCAAAGGAGCCGAGACGCGACATGAGTTCGGAACCCAGGAGTGGAACGACGGGTCCAGATATGAAGGGGAATTTATGAACGGATTAAAACACGGTCGAGGAAAATACACGTGGAGAAATGGAGAG TTCTACGAGGGTTCTTTCTACAAAGACTACAAACATGGCGATGGGACCTACACTTGGCCCGCGGGCCACAAGTTCACTGGCAAGTTTTACCTTGATAGGAAGGAAGGATGGGGACGTCTGGAGTTTCCGGATGGAGCCACGTTTCGA GGTCTGTATCACACCGACCAGAGGTTTGGTCCAGGCGTGATCCGGTACCCAGATGGGTGCAGCGATGTGGGTGTTTGGGTCGGGGAGCGTCTGCTAAAGCTCTGCACCTCCATGGAAGAGGGATTTAGCTTGAAGAACTTTCCTGAATATGCGGCCTACATGGACCCAGCTGCACCAGCAAGTCCGCCGACTCAGGTGAACGATGACCACAGACTCCAGCAGGTGCCCCAG TGGGATCCGAACAGAGATCTGCTGTCAGACGATGATTTCATCCTCCCGCCCGGCATTGAGAGCTACTCAACAGACGGGGATCACTTGCCGCTGCCGCCGAATCGAAGAAGAGAGTTGGATCAACTCTTTTACGGCGACCTGTGGGAGCCGGATCCATACAGAGGATACAAGCGAGACCCGATCGCCCACCTGCCGTTGGAATCCCGCCTGCAGGctcacattcacaaacacag ACGGCAGGTGGAGGGCGTGAACCTGGAGATGACAGCGGTTCTTGCCCTGAACAGGGAAGGTTTCGGCCCCAAGGGGCCCCTAGAGGTCCTTTCGGAGCTGTTCATCCAGCACGCCGCCCGAGGCGACCTGCAGGCCGTGTCCCGGATGCTCCAGACCAGCTCTGTCCACCCCGACGTTGCAGATGCCCagggacacactgcactgatTGCTGCCACG GTGAACTGCCATAACGACGTGATCCACCGGTTGTTGGATTCCGGTGCTGATATTGACAAGTTGAACAGTGAAGGCATGTCCGCTCTGGCGGTGTGTCACGTCCTCTACTACCCGTTTGACTCTCTGCAGAAGACTTTCACTGAACCAGCCGCCAAAACTCAA GGGTTGAGAAACCTGTCTACACGTGGGAACAGTTCTCAGATCAGCCGCGTGGACGTCGCTGCAGACTCAACCAGACTAAACGACAGACCTCCGACAGACCGGAGCGACCTCTCTGACCC GACAACAGGAGAAGAGGAGAACGTGGCTGAAAGCTGGCCTCACCTGGGTGAACATGAGATGTCAGAtctgcaggaggagagagagggggaggagggagaggaagaggaatgcAACGAGGCAGATGTGGAGAAGGGATGCAGCCGTGTTGATGAAGAGGATGTggtagagacaggaagtgaggaacTTCTTGGAGTGAACCGTTGCATTCCGGTGTGGGATGGTCTCCTCACGCTGGGCAGCGTGCAGTGGAGGGATGGTAAAGCTCACAGAGTTCAG ggCGAAGACTCAGACCCCACCCCAGAGCCGACCTTTGACTCCACCTGCTCGGTCAGCAGCTATGAGATCCGCGTCACGGACGAAATGATGCAGCTGTCAGCAGAAGCGCTGAGTCGTACGGGGATTCCTCAGCGAGCTGAAACGCAGGAGACGGTCCGCAGGATGGCGGCGATGAAAGTCAG ACATCGCGCTCTCTTGAGCACGCTGAAGCTGTTACTGGAGCGGGGAGCCGGACCCGACGTGTCCAAGGTTCCCATGCCCGTCCTTTTTTTACCCATCATGGCGGGTGACGTGGACGGCGTCAGGAGGCTGCTGCTGTCTGGAGCTCACACTGACGTTCCACTTCCACCCGAG AAGAACGGCCTCTATCCGCTGCACGTCGCCGCCGCCCTGCTGGGCCCAGCAGGGCCCCGCGtcacagagctgctgctccacgcCATCACCGACCCGGACGCACGGGCGTGCGACCAAAACCAGATCTATGAGCTGGATCAG ACCCAGGAGCCACTGAGCACCAGTGAGACCCCACATCCCAACGACGGAGGCCGGACGGCTCTGCACGTGGCCTGCCAGAGAGATGGTGACTTTGAG AATGTCAGTAAGGTGGTCGCCCTCCTGCTGTCCCACAGAGCCAACACAGAGCTGCTGTGGAGCGGACACTCCCCTCTGTCCCTGGCTATATCAACAGGAAATGACCTG GCAGTGAAGGAGTTGTTAAACGGGGGGGCGAACCCTAACACCCCTCTGGGCTGCAGGGTGGGCAACGCCCTCTGCGCCATCGCCAACATCAACTACAACTGTGGCAGCAACAGACCCAAACTG TTGAAGATGTTAGCTCAGGCTGGTGCTGACCTGAAGATGCCAGTCCTGGTGGGTGACACCGTGGGAACCGCAGTCGACTTTGCTCACCGCTCCTTCAACCAG GACACGCGTATCGCCAACCCTCCCTTCCACGCTCTGAGCATCGAGGAAAGGGAAACATTCAAAGCACGACGCCAGCTGCTGAGCACGATGGGAGATCTGCAGAGACAAATCGCTGAACAGCAGAGCCAAGAAGAGGATTTAGAGGAAGAGCAAGAag TTACAGGCAGTAGCAAAGACAGCCTTGTGCTCATAGGGGAAGAAGCCGTATCTCCCAAAACGCCCCTCCAAAGCTTTGAAAGTCCACTCAAAACTGGAAAACACAA GAAACCAGAGACGAAGTTCTGCTATCAGTGTGGTCGTTCTTACTCCGTGAAGCTGATTCCTTGTAGCCGCTGCCACAAGGTTTACTACTGCTCCACCGCCTGCAAACTGGAAGCGTGGGATGAAAGACACAAGAAGGAGTGTATTCGGCTGTCAG GAGGTGCTGATGGCCCCCAAAGAAGTACTACTTATAAACCCAGAAATCTTACCCGGCACTCGAGTGAAATTTCCAAATCCAGAATACCCTCTGGGCCCCCAAGTGTCACGACGAAATCCCCAACAGTCTCTGAGCTTTCGAGCATCGCAGAAGAGATCTTGGAGAGCCCAGAGATGGAGGAAAACTACAGCTACAACTGA